The stretch of DNA GGATGAATTAACCGGCCTGAAACCTTATGCATAAACTTCTGTTGCTTGTTACTGTTTTTTGTAGCCCTCTGCCGGGAATAACCCAGCACTATAGTCCGATAAAAAATCCGGATACTTTCAAAGCCGCTTTTCAGCAGGCTTCCGCGGGCATCAGCAGCCTGAGAAGTGAATTCACTCAGGAAAAACAACTTAGCCTGCTTTCGGAGACACTGCGCTCTACAGGAGTTTTTTATTTTAAAAAAGAAAACAAAGTACGCCTGGAATATCAGCAGCCCTTTCAATATCTGATGATAATCCAAGGCGCACAGATGGTTATCAAAGATGAGCAGCATACCAGCAAGATTGATGTGCAATCCAGCAGAATGCTGCAGCAGGTGAATCGTATCATGCTTGACTGTGTGCAGGGCACGGTATTTTCCAACCCCGATTTTCGCGTAACCATTTTTGAAAGCCCGGAAGATTATAAACTGCAAATGATACCGCAAACAAAAGGTTTGAAAGATTTCTTTGATAGCATTGACATTTACATCAGCCGAGAAGATTTTTCTGTAAAACGGATTCAAATGAACGAAACCGGAGGTGATTATACTCTGATATCCTTTAAAAACAAACAACTGAATGAGACGCTTCCGGATGAGCTGTTTGCAGTTCAGTAGTCTGTGTTTTATTTTTTACTCCTGCCAGGTGCAGAAAAGCCTGACACCAGAGCTTACAACCGAGCCATGTATATTCCGCCTCACAGATTCCCACGAAACGGTGATTTACAATACAAAAATTGATTTCAGGGATCAGCATTATTCGGGCTTGCTATTGCTGAAAACCATTAACAACGAGAGGCGGGCAGTATTTACCAATGAAATGGGGTTCAAATATTTTGATTTCAGCTTTCCCTCCAGCGGTGGCTTCAGAGTGGAGTATAGCATTCCTCCGCTCAAACGCAGGTTTTTGCTGCACATACTGCGTGCCGACATTGCTCTGCTGATGATCAGAGGTTTCTATCACAATACGTTTTGCTCCATACAAAAGGGCGATACTATCATCTTATCGGAAAAAGGAACCAGAAAATACACAACCTATTTTGCGGATAGCACTTGCACACGTGTACAGAAAGGGGCATTTTATTCAGGAAAGAGGCTAAAAGCCAGTGCAATTTTTGGAGGCGATCAGTACATGCCCCCCGATTCTGTAAAGATTCTCCATCATGGCATCGACCTTACTATTCAGTTCCTAAAAATGAAACAGCAGCAGAACTAATCAAAAACTCTTATAACTTCATGCCGGCATTTATTGGTTTAATAGGATGATTTGCTACATTCAGTATGACAGCTATGTTATTGAATGATTTTTACAAAATAGAAACTATAGCCGAAGGTGAGCCAGGCAGGAAATTCATGGCCAGCATTTCTTTCAACACACAGCACTCTATATTTTCGGGACATTTTCCGGGTATGCCGGTAGTGCCCGGTGTGTGTCTGGTGAAGATAACAGGTGAACTGATAAGCCGGCATACTGGCAGATATTATCGCTTGTTAGAAGCTGACAGCATAAAATTTATCCGGTTCGTAACTCCCAAAGAGATTAAAAATCTTCATTTTGAAATCACCTTTGTCCCAGAAGGAAACTTGCTGACGGTGACGGGTACCGCATTTCTTGACCAGCTTATTTATTTCAAACTAAAGGGAAAATACAGTGAAGCACCCCGTTGACTACAAGGAAACATTCCGGCAACATCGTTGCTGTGTGCTAATTCCAACTTACAACAATGCCTCTACTTTGGAAAAAGTGCTGCTTTCGGTCTTGGAATATTGCGATGATGTAATCGTGGTCAATGATGGCTCAACCGACCGGACAGCCGAAATCCTTGCCGGCATCAGTGGCATTCAGGTGATTTCCTACCCAAAAAACAGAGGTAAAGGGTATGCATTGCGTAAAGGTTTTGTGTACGCTTCGCAAAAGGGCTACCGTCATGCCATAACCATGGATTCAGACGGACAACACGCTGCATCTGATTTACCTCTTTTTCTGAACAAACTGGAGACCTCTTCGGCAGAAATGATAATCGGTGCCCGCAATATGACGATAACGGCAAATGTGCCCGGAAAAAGCAGTTTCGGTCACCGCTTTTCCAATTTTTGGTTCAAGGTAGAAACCGGTATTGATGCCCCGGACACGCAATCGGGGGTACCGGTTGTATCCGCTTTATGCAATGAAAAATATGCGCTTCTTCTCCGTAAGGTATGAGTTTGAGATAGAGGTATTGGTGCGCCTGGCATGGAGAGGAGTACATTTTGATTTTGTACCTATTACTGTCTATTATCCACCCAAAGAACAACGCATTACCCATTTCCGCCCCTTTGCGGATTTTGCGCGCATCAGCCTGCTGAATACTGTGTTGGTGCTGATAGCCTTTTTGTACATTCGCCCGCGTAATCTTTACCGAAGCCTAACGGAAAAAAAAACTTTCGTTCATTCCTCAGGCTGCTCTTTTTTGACAAAAACGAAACTATTCTCAGCAAGGCATTATCGGTGGGGCTTGGCGTATTTGTAGGGATAGCTCCGATATGGGGGTTTCAGATTCTTACGGGATTGTTTCTCGCTTTTATATTCAGGCTCAACCGCGCGATCGTTCTGATCAGCTGTAATATCAGCCTGCCACCATTCATTCCCATTATCATTTATCTGAGCTATGTTTTTGGAGCCGTATGGATGGGCGACCACGCCTTGCCGGTAACTTTCAGCTTTGATATTTCACTTGAAACCATAAAATTGAGCCTGAAGCAATATGTGGTAGGGGCATTGATGCTGGCAACTGTTGCCGGCATGGCATCCACACTGATCAGCTACGCAGTTTTGTTTCTGTGGTCAAAAAAGCAATTAGTCGAATAAGAGAAATCGTATGATTGCGGGGCTTTACAGGTTTTTCAGTCAACATCGTTGGCTGCTTGCAGTTATGATAACTGTCCTCACGGGAGTGCTGCTATTTCTTGCTGCACAGATAAAGATTGAAGAAGACATCACCCGCTTGTTCCCGGATGATCCGAAGGTAGAGAAACTTAATAAAGTTTTTAACAACTGGCGCTTTTCAGAGCGCATTACACTGATTGTTTCAGAAAAAGATACCTCGCATCCTGCACAGCCAGATTCGCTGATAGCTTTTGCTGATACCCTTTACAGCCGACTCAACAAAGAGCTATCGGAATATGTGACCGATGTGCAATATCGCATGGACGAGCAACTTATGTCCAAAATGCATGCCCTGATACAATCCCACCTGCCGATCTATCTGGAAGATGAAGACTACCGGAAAATAGATTCGCTCCTTGCTCCTTCGCAATTGAAAAGCACACTGCAAAACCAGCTAAAAATACTGATGACGCCAGCCGGTGCTACCTTAAGAAAAATGCTGATGACTGACCCCTTGGGCATAACCTATCTTCCATTGAAACGCTTTCGGGAATCTCAGCAAAACAGGCAGTTTAAAATCATCAGTGATTGTATCTTCTCAAAAGATGAGCGTAATCTGTTACTGTTTATCTACCCCTCCACGCGGGCCAATGAAACCCGAAGAAACAGCGAGTTAATCAGTCGCCTGAATAATCTTATAAGCGACATGCAATCTGAGACCTACTCAGTGGAATATTTCGGCACACCCGCCATTGCCGTAGCTAATGCGCGTCAGATTAAACGGGATATCTATTTTACTCTTGGCATTACCCTGCTGGTGCTCATTGTATTTATCGGATTTTTCTTCAGAAGCAAACTGGCACCACTGATTATGCTGCTGCCGGTGCTTTTCGGAGTTGTTTTTTCACTGGCAATGGTTGTCCTCATTCAGGGTACTATTTCCGGCATTGCCATCGGTGCCGGAGCAGTGGTATTGGGTATCGCTGTAAACTACTCCCTGCACATTTTCACTCATTACCGCCAAACTCCTCAGATGGAAGCTGTTATTGCTGAAGTAGCCCACCCCATGCTGTTGGGTATGTTTACCACTGCGGGTGCTTTCTTCTTCCTTCAGGTGCTGGAATCACAAATATTACAAGACTTTGGTTTGTTTGCCGGCTTTGCCCTTACAGGAGCATTGTTTTTTTCACTGGTGGTATTGCCGCATTGCATTCCAGGCTCGTCTGCTAAACAAAACACAACTAATGCATCCGGGCATACTCTCCTGGATAAGCTTTCCACGCTCAGACCGGAGTACAACTACGCCCTGATAGGGGCTATCCTGCTCATCACGGGTGTGCTGGCATTTTTTGCCACTCGTGTTTCCTTTGATGGGGACATGACCAAGCTCAACTTTATGGATAAGAAGCTTAAAGAAGCTGAAGCCAGGCTAAACCGCCTCATGGGTTCGGAAGAAAAGAAAATAGCTTTTGTTTCCACAGGTGCTACACTAAACAAGGCTCTGCAAAACAGCAAAAAATTGCAAGACTCGCTGGACTCCATGAAGCAACAACACATCATAAAAAATTATTCTTCCGTATCGGGAATAATCCCATCATGGGAGCTTCAGCAGGAAAGAATCAGAAAGTGGGAAAATTTCTGGAGGGTGGAAAAAATACAGCAAACTCAAGCAGCACTGACAGAAGCGGCAAGTGCATTAAAATTCCGCGAAGGAGCCTTTAACGATTTTCTTGCCCTGCTTGACCGCAAATTTGAGCCCATTACTCCGGATTCCCTGCTCACCCTGCCCGAGATTTTTGGCGACTATGTGATTCGTATGCCCGGCTTTTCTGCAATTATTTCCACAGCCGATATTACACCCGGACAACGGGAAAACCTGTTTAACCGCATTTTGCAAACCAACGACAACTTCATTCTGGACAAACAGCTTGTCACCGCTAAGTTTATAGAAATCATCCGGGATGATTTTAACCTGATTTTAGGATTTACCTCCCTCTTTGTGCTGTTTATGCTATATGCCGCACACGCAAGAATTGAACTTGCTCTTATCACTTTTATTCCGATGACTTTAAGCTGGATATGGATTTTAGGCCTCATGGGGCTTACTCACCTGAATTTTAATATCGTTAATATCATTCTGTGCACGTTCATCTTTGGGTTGGGCGATGATTTCAGCATATTCATCACCGATGGACTCATTCAGGAATACAAAGCAGGTAAAAAAAGCCTTTCCTCCATAAAAGTCTCTAACTATCTTGCCGCAATCACCGTCATACTGAGTCTGGGAGCATTATTGTTTGCCGGTCATCCAGCTCTGAAGTCTATAGCATTCACTGCCATCATCGGCCTTTTTTGTGTATTGTTCATCTCCCAGACTCTCATTCCCTTCTTTTTTCGTATTCTGATTACCAACCGCACTGCGAAAGGGTTGCGCCCACTCACTGCCTCAGGCATCTTCATATCGGCATTTGCATTCACTTACTTTGTTATCGGAAGTTTTCTGCTCACCCTGCTGGGGCTCGTTACTCTTTATCTGCTTCCGCTGAAAAAAGAAAAGTGCAAATACCTGTTTCATGTTCTGCTTTGCAAATTTGTATGGAGCCTGGTGTATCTTATGGTGCACGTAAAGAAAAAATACATCGGGTTGGAGCATACCGATTTCTCAAAGCCGGCAATTTTCATTTGCAATCATCAATCTTTTTTGGATATTCTGGTTACCGTAATGACGCACCCGAAGCTGATTTTGCTGGTAAACGATTGGGTTTATCATTCTCCGGTTTTCGGCAAAGTAGTGAAAATGGCTGACTATTATTGGATAGGACAAGGTGCGGAAAACAGCCTGGAACACATTCGTGAACGAGTAAAAAATGGCTACTCGGTCGTGATTTTCCCGGAAGGTACACGCTCTCCCGATGGTGTTATCCGCAGGTTTCATAAGGGGGCTTTTTATTTGTCTGAAAAACTAAATCTGGATATCCAGCCTTTCTTGCTGCATGGTACCGGTGACCGTATGAAAAAAGGCGACTTTCTGCTCACCGGTGGACCCATGACTATGAAATTTCTCCCGCGCATTTCACCCCGGGATTTGTCTTATGGAACTTCTTACAGCGAACGTGCCAAAAACATCAATCGCTATTTCAGGCAGGAATATGACAAATTGAAAGCTGAAATTGAAAGCCCTCAATATTACAGTTCTCTGCTCATAAGTAATTACCTCTATAAAGGGCCGGTGGTAGAGTGGTATATACGGGTGAAAATAAAATTGGAAAATTATTATCATCCCTATCATGCACATCTGCCGCGTAATGCCAGCATCGTGGATTTAGGCTGCGGATATGGTTATACAGATTACCTGCTTTACTTTGCATCCAATGACCGTAAAATTATCGCGGTGGACTATGATAGGGAGAAAATTACTGTGGCCAGTCACTGTTTTTCAGCCAATCCGCATGTACGATTTTATTGTGATGATATTCGCAGTTTCCCCCTTCCCCGAGCAGACGCGTTTATACTCAATGACGTATTACATTATCTCAAACCTGACGAGCAGGAACATCTGATTCTCAAATGCATGCGTCATTTGAATGAAAACGGCAAAATATTTATCAAAGATGCCGATGCAGGCAACAGACAGCGCCATCTGGTCACACGGCTGAC from Chitinophagales bacterium encodes:
- a CDS encoding 3-hydroxyacyl-ACP dehydratase, encoding MLLNDFYKIETIAEGEPGRKFMASISFNTQHSIFSGHFPGMPVVPGVCLVKITGELISRHTGRYYRLLEADSIKFIRFVTPKEIKNLHFEITFVPEGNLLTVTGTAFLDQLIYFKLKGKYSEAPR
- a CDS encoding hypothetical protein (possible pseudo, frameshifted), with the translated sequence MGLGVFVGIAPIWGFQILTGLFLAFIFRLNRAIVLISCNISLPPFIPIIIYLSYVFGAVWMGDHALPVTFSFDISLETIKLSLKQYVVGALMLATVAGMASTLISYAVLFLWSKKQLVE
- a CDS encoding glycerol acyltransferase; translated protein: MIAGLYRFFSQHRWLLAVMITVLTGVLLFLAAQIKIEEDITRLFPDDPKVEKLNKVFNNWRFSERITLIVSEKDTSHPAQPDSLIAFADTLYSRLNKELSEYVTDVQYRMDEQLMSKMHALIQSHLPIYLEDEDYRKIDSLLAPSQLKSTLQNQLKILMTPAGATLRKMLMTDPLGITYLPLKRFRESQQNRQFKIISDCIFSKDERNLLLFIYPSTRANETRRNSELISRLNNLISDMQSETYSVEYFGTPAIAVANARQIKRDIYFTLGITLLVLIVFIGFFFRSKLAPLIMLLPVLFGVVFSLAMVVLIQGTISGIAIGAGAVVLGIAVNYSLHIFTHYRQTPQMEAVIAEVAHPMLLGMFTTAGAFFFLQVLESQILQDFGLFAGFALTGALFFSLVVLPHCIPGSSAKQNTTNASGHTLLDKLSTLRPEYNYALIGAILLITGVLAFFATRVSFDGDMTKLNFMDKKLKEAEARLNRLMGSEEKKIAFVSTGATLNKALQNSKKLQDSLDSMKQQHIIKNYSSVSGIIPSWELQQERIRKWENFWRVEKIQQTQAALTEAASALKFREGAFNDFLALLDRKFEPITPDSLLTLPEIFGDYVIRMPGFSAIISTADITPGQRENLFNRILQTNDNFILDKQLVTAKFIEIIRDDFNLILGFTSLFVLFMLYAAHARIELALITFIPMTLSWIWILGLMGLTHLNFNIVNIILCTFIFGLGDDFSIFITDGLIQEYKAGKKSLSSIKVSNYLAAITVILSLGALLFAGHPALKSIAFTAIIGLFCVLFISQTLIPFFFRILITNRTAKGLRPLTASGIFISAFAFTYFVIGSFLLTLLGLVTLYLLPLKKEKCKYLFHVLLCKFVWSLVYLMVHVKKKYIGLEHTDFSKPAIFICNHQSFLDILVTVMTHPKLILLVNDWVYHSPVFGKVVKMADYYWIGQGAENSLEHIRERVKNGYSVVIFPEGTRSPDGVIRRFHKGAFYLSEKLNLDIQPFLLHGTGDRMKKGDFLLTGGPMTMKFLPRISPRDLSYGTSYSERAKNINRYFRQEYDKLKAEIESPQYYSSLLISNYLYKGPVVEWYIRVKIKLENYYHPYHAHLPRNASIVDLGCGYGYTDYLLYFASNDRKIIAVDYDREKITVASHCFSANPHVRFYCDDIRSFPLPRADAFILNDVLHYLKPDEQEHLILKCMRHLNENGKIFIKDADAGNRQRHLVTRLTEIISTGSGFNRKSKSLYFVPLQKFQDIAENMGYSIQIISESPYTSNKIMIVSKSTASITTGHAI
- a CDS encoding hypothetical protein (possible pseudo, frameshifted) — protein: MRFFSVRYEFEIEVLVRLAWRGVHFDFVPITVYYPPKEQRITHFRPFADFARISLLNTVLVLIAFLYIRPRNLYRSLTEKKTFVHSSGCSFLTKTKLFSARHYRWGLAYL
- a CDS encoding hypothetical protein (possible pseudo, frameshifted); translation: MKHPVDYKETFRQHRCCVLIPTYNNASTLEKVLLSVLEYCDDVIVVNDGSTDRTAEILAGISGIQVISYPKNRGKGYALRKGFVYASQKGYRHAITMDSDGQHAASDLPLFLNKLETSSAEMIIGARNMTITANVPGKSSFGHRFSNFWFKVETGIDAPDTQSGVPVVSALCNEKYALLLRKV